GTCATATTTGTTTCCCCATTTTCTTGGCTAGGAACCTTCTGAGGCTGAGGATGATTCTGTTACAAACTACCCATGCACAGCAGCTCCTGTGGCTTATATGCCACCTCCAATAGCTTCAGTAGCCGGTATGTTGGGTGATGGTTATAGCTATTCTATGTTGACAAGAAGAGCATCTTCAGTGCTCAAAAAGTCATACACAAGTGATGAGGAGCTTGAGCTATTGGATTCACCCTTGAATTTTATCATTAGCGATGGCACTGAAGCTTCACATTTTTTGGCAAAACAGAGTTCCATGCCAAAAAGTAGTGGAAGGCAGAGGTATCAACTCCTTCGGGAGGTTTGGGATAACAGTGAGTAAACTGAGTAGTTGTGGTGTTAAAAGATCGTTCTTGCTTTTCATCTGAAGTAAGATAGGGATCAACGATGAGAGTATGATTTGTGGATATGAGAAGCACTTGTTATGTATCTTCACGTGTAGATATTGAAGGAGTTAGGTGTCTGTAGAAATATTTGATAAACTTGAATGGAAAAAAGGTGTTCTTCTTTCCATTTTGTGATTGAGTTATTTCAGTTGAATCTATAATACATTTTACTGCTTCATAATGTATAGTAGTTTTCATAGTTACTTCACCAGTATAAACTCACTGACCCCAAATTGTTGTCATAAAGGGTTTTGAGTCTTTTGAAATTCTACTACAAAGTTCACACAGCAAGCCACACTCAATTGTTATATAGATAAGAACATTTTACAAACTCTATTTTCTGCTAGAGATTCATCGCTATAACATGGTTACACTTGTAAACAAGAATAAAACAATAACTAGCTCTACATTCCCGGTCAAAACTGATTTTGATACACTCATATCACTGCACCTAATATACTTGCAAAAAGAATTAAGTATCACAGAAGAATCAAATCAGCATCCTGCAGTCAACTGTGTCGAACCAACTGCACTCATCATGTGCTGAAGTTGCAATGCAGCCAAAAGGCCTCGCCATGTTTCTGCAGTCCCTCCTGCTACTTGATAATTGAGGAGCTTTTTCTGCTTCCTATAGTATTCTTCTAAGCGTTTGATCTTCAAAATTATATACAGAACAATAACATGTATTAGTTGCCTTTGTAGTTCAACTGAGACAACAATGAGTAATAACTCTGCGGCCTCAAGGCCACCTTAAGATGGTAACAATCATCATTACATACACAATACCAAAATATAAAGCTGAGACTAGATTTGGATTCATCATCTGTGAGACACATGCAACgcatttatataaattaaggCACAGAGTAAATGTGAATGCATAACGAATTGAGTGAGAACCAAAGGAAGCTAGTGTTTGAGATATATTTTTTGACATTGTTATATAAACTCTTCCCAACTATGGATCATGAActcaccacattagctttaatttctgtcaaaaatattttgttcatatATTTAGAGTAATAGAACTGCTAGGCAAtctcaaaccctagctttctcAAATGTTTTGTGGCTACTGTTATTCTAAATTAACTTGTAGTAAAATTTACAATATGTCAGATAGATACCTGTTCATCATGATCATATCGCTTCTCTTTCCAGGCACCATCCATGACCCTTGAAGACATTAAATTACCTCTCTTAAGGAGTTGATCTTCCGCTGCATTGCTTCTATCACTCTTTGACACATAGCATGAGTCGGAACACTTGAGATTCAGAACTAAATCTATGTCCACAACTTTGTCAAGGatttcctatatatatatatatatatattgcacaACAAAGCATGAGAAACGACTCCATTTTTcatgagaaaaataaagagcGTTTAAGTGAGCAGGGAGAGGTATACATACAGCCTGAAACATTGTACGAGGAATTCCATCTAAAATGAATCCATTTTCACCTCTACAATAACCTTCTTCTAGCCTCTTTGATAACAAATCAAAAATAACTTCTTCTGGAACAAGCTTTCCCTCATTCACAACACTTGATATCTTCATACAAccataattatttcaaacaaattaaagcATCGTGTCACAGTACTAGATCAAATAAAAGAGGCGTTTTTTTTAATGCTTTGGATTGAAAATATTGTACGAGTATATAACTTGAATTCTAAATAAAAACTGAACCTTCTAATGAAAGTACTATTCCAAATCATCTGTTGCTTATGCAAACAAAAtctcatattaaaaatattgggAAGTTACATATAAGATGGATGATCGATCTCTTAATGGTTTTGAGGAAAACCGTACTAACTGTCAAAATGCGAAACGTTGttaaaagagaaataaatagGTACCTTGTTATATTGAGGGTTGAGTTCTTGACGTACGAGAGAGCCCATGGAAATATATGGAACGTCAACAAGTTTGGATAGCCATTGGGCATACACGTGTCTCTGCGTCATTGGATCACCCATGATCAGCCACTGTACTCCTCTGCGTGGAACTGATCCTGATGGTTCCTCCTCATAGTCGTAATCGAAGTGAGCTGCAGCAGCTGAGCCGTAGGCCCGAACTGACTTGCTTGAAGCGGCCCGAAGAAATGGTCGGGGTGAAACTCCCAGGAAGCTCAGCATTGCCATGGCCTGtgggagaaaaaaaaagagtgtaaAATGGTGGTTGATTTAAAAATGGGAATGATGCTGAAAATGTGTTGGATTTAGGTGGATGGCATGAATGAAAGGAGTTGACCAATAAAgaagatgtttttttttaaactagaCTCGGTCTTACGACTCCGATTTTCTTTGAGCTAGTCACAGGGCAATCAAATTAGTcgtttaaaaatagaattttattctttaatttatttttcacatggacatatttaagattataaaaaaaaaattaaaaatattttacaatcttaatttaaaattacaagatttaaagatttttttaattttctaaatatcGTAATAAGTTAAACtcgaaaaaacaaattaataaaaaaatatatattcatatatcaTTAACTTCTCTCCACAGACAATGGACAACAAAATTACACTGTCACTTcagtttttctaaaaataaacttGACAGTGTAATTTTGTTGTCCACGAAAAAAAGTTAATCTCTTAAAAATAAACTGAATTAgtgaaatataatattttataattaaaactttaatatttaaaaactatacaaaaaatattCTATAGAGTATAATTTTtctgatatttgaaaaatattctaaaatagTACTGATCAACatcatttaacttttaaaaattatactaacTACCTTGAAGAGTAACAGAGAATTGGTGGGCGTGGGGCATGTGCTATTGTAAATGACATGTGGACCTCGTggaatattatttattgtgtgtttaaactttaaattgataatttataaaataagagaaCCGAAagaaaagttataaaaaaaaatcaataaaaacgCCCACCGTGGGGCTCGAACCCACGA
The Solanum stenotomum isolate F172 chromosome 12, ASM1918654v1, whole genome shotgun sequence DNA segment above includes these coding regions:
- the LOC125846656 gene encoding probable adenylate kinase 7, mitochondrial isoform X1, giving the protein MAMLSFLGVSPRPFLRAASSKSVRAYGSAAAAHFDYDYEEEPSGSVPRRGVQWLIMGDPMTQRHVYAQWLSKLVDVPYISMGSLVRQELNPQYNKISSVVNEGKLVPEEVIFDLLSKRLEEGYCRGENGFILDGIPRTMFQAEILDKVVDIDLVLNLKCSDSCYVSKSDRSNAAEDQLLKRGNLMSSRVMDGAWKEKRYDHDEQIKRLEEYYRKQKKLLNYQVAGGTAETWRGLLAALQLQHMMSAVGSTQLTAGC
- the LOC125846656 gene encoding probable adenylate kinase 7, mitochondrial isoform X2, whose translation is MAMLSFLGVSPRPFLRAASSKSVRAYGSAAAAHFDYDYEEEPSGSVPRRGVQWLIMGDPMTQRHVYAQWLSKLVDVPYISMGSLVRQELNPQYNKISSVVNEGKLVPEEVIFDLLSKRLEEGYCRGENGFILDGIPRTMFQAEILDKVVDIDLVLNLKCSDSCYVSKSDRSNAAEDQLLKRGNLMSSRVMDGAWKEKRYDHDEQSYYSLLSQLNYKGN